The window GAACGACCGACGGGTAGAACGCGGGGTGACGGTCCGTCACGGCGACACCCCCGAGGCGGCGACGACGGTCGCGGTCAGGATCGCCACGCCGACGAACAACACGACGTTGACGAGCGACGTGCGCGACCGCGACCCCAGCCCACAGACGCCGTGACCGGCGGTACACCCCTTCCCGATCCTGGTGCCGACGCCGACGAGCACACCCCCGACGAACAGCCGCCACGGCTGGACGGCGGTGGTGAACGCGCCGGGGTCCAACACGAGCCCCCAGATCGCGCCGCCGGCGACGACGCTGGCCGCGAACACGACACGCCAGTCGCGGGAGTCGACGAACCGCGGTCGTTGGAACCGCGACCGATCGGAGACGTACGACAGCGTCGTCTCCAGGAACGTGCTGTT of the Halobaculum sp. MBLA0143 genome contains:
- a CDS encoding YeeE/YedE family protein; protein product: MTAVLAQAGIDALARGTGSFPNGVTRYAVGGLLVAGGIAVVYAATAIVPGNSTFLETTLSYVSDRSRFQRPRFVDSRDWRVVFAASVVAGGAIWGLVLDPGAFTTAVQPWRLFVGGVLVGVGTRIGKGCTAGHGVCGLGSRSRTSLVNVVLFVGVAILTATVVAASGVSP